GTTGACGCGGGCGACGATGTCACCGACGCAAAGACGTTCGCAACACAGCGCCTTAAGAATCGAGACGCGGACCGGGTCGCCGAGGGCTTTAAAGGACGTACATATATCCATACATTTAAATGTATAACACAACGGGCCCGCGATGTCAACCCTTTATTTCGGAAGCGGCCTACGCGCCGAACTTCTCCGCTCGGCCCGCCAGGTTGAGTAATATCGGCAGGAGGTCCCGGCCGCGCAGGCGGCCGGCGCCGCCCACGGCCGCGGGGCGCTCGCCGAACGTCTCGACGGCGTCGGTACGCACCCCCGGGCCCCAAAAGAGCACCGGGACCGGGTCGCCGCTGTGGTCGCGCACCGCCACCGGCGTCGCGTGGTCACCCAATATCGCGACGTGGCAGCCGGCCGGGAGGCCGTCGAGCAGCGGCGCCGCGGCGGCGTCGATGCGCTCGATGACGGCGACCTTGGCCGCGGCGTCGCCGTCGTGGCCGGCGACGTCGGGCCCTTTCACGTTCGCGAGGACGAGGTCGTATTTCCCCACGGCCTCGGCCGTGGCGGCCATAAAGGCGCCGAGGTCGGTATCCAGGCCGCCGTTGACCGCCTCCGGCAGCGGGACGACGTCCAGGCCGCAGTACCGCGCAATACCGCGGATGAGGCCTACCTCCACGACGGCGGCCGCGGTCAGGTCGTAGAGCTCCGTGACGCGCGGGATGTGGGGCGCGAGGCCGGCCCCGCGCGGTAAGATAATATTGGCGGGCGGGAGGTTGCGTCGCGCGCGCTCGTCGTTGACGGCGTGGCCCTTCAGCGTCTCGTACGACAGCGCGACGAACTTGTTTACGACGGCCGCGGTTTTTTCGTCTTCGGGCGTTGGGCCGGCGGCGCGGGCGACGGCCGCGCCCTCCTCGTGGGGGTCGACGTCGCTGACGGCGGCGCCCAGGCCGTCGCCGCGGAGGACGAGCGCGGCCCGGTGAGCGGTCGATTCCTTGATGAAGCATTTAACGCCGTCGAGCTCGACGCCGTTCAGGGGGGCGACCAGCTCCGCGGTCCCCTCGGTGATGCGGCCCGCGCGTCGGTCGATAACGACGAGCTCGCCGTCCCGCTCTTCCACCGTCGCGAAGTTGCAGCGGAACGCCACGTCGCCCGGGCGCACGTCCATACCGACGCCCAGCGCCTCGAACGGCCCGCGGCCGGTGTAGTACTCGTAAGGGTCGTAGCCCAGCAGCGCCAGGTGCGCCGTGTCGGAACCGGGGCGCACGCCGGGCGCTACGGGGTCGAGGATGCCGTTTTCGCCCCGCCGCGCCAGTCGGTCGAAGTTGGGGGTGCGGGCGGCCTCGAGCGGCGTCTTGCCGTCCAGCTCTCCCACCGGCCTGTCCGCCACGCCGTCGCACAGCAGTATCAATATTTTCCCTTGGGATGTCATATCAGTACGCCTTCGCGAAGTACGCCCAGACCTTGGCCTTGCCGCCGCAGCCGGCGCAGCTCTTGTCGCCGGCGTCCTCCGGCTCGAGCGGGATGAAGCGAATGGTGGCGCCGGTCTGCGTCGCGATGTCGTCTTCGCACGCGGACTCGCCGCACCACGGCGCCCGGACGAAGCCGGGCCGCCCCTCGAGGAGGGAGTAGAAGTCGTCGCGGTTGTCGACGGTCTTGGTGTTCTCTTGTAAGTAGGAGGCGGCCGCGGCCAGCATGTCCCCCTGTATCGCCTCGAGCGTCTCCGCGACCCAGGCGGCGATTTTATCGCGGGGCACCGCCGTTTTCTCGCGGGTGTCGCGCCGCACCGCGGTGACGACGCCCTTCTCGACGTCCTTGGGCCCGAGCTCGAGCCTGAGCGGCGCGCCGCGCATCTCCCACTCGTTGAACTTCCACCCGGGCGTGTACTCGTCGCGGTCGTCGAGCTTCACGCGCAGCCCCGCCGCCGCGAGCTCGTCGGCCAGCGCGCGGGCCTTGGCCAGGACGTCTTCCTTGGTCTTCTCGAAGGTGATGGGGACGACGACCGCCTGCACCGGCGCCACCCGGGGCGGGAGCTTAAGGCCGGCGTCGTCGCCGTGAACCATTATAAGGGCGCCTATCAAGCGGGTGGTGACGCCCCACGACGTTTGCCACACGTAGTGGAGCTTGTTGTCTTCCTCCAGGTACGTTATGTCGAAAACCTTGGCGAAGTGCTGACCCAGGTTGTGGGACGTGCCGGCCTGCAGCGCCCGGCCGTCCGGCATGAGCGCCTCCACGGTATACGTTTGGAGGGCGCCCGGGAAGCGTTCGCGGTCGGTTTTGACGCCCGTGTACACCGGGATGGCGAGGACTTCGTGGACGAATTTCTCGTAGAGCTCGAGGATCATCAAGGCTTCCTCGTGGGCCTCGTCGGCGGTGCGGTGGGCGGTGTGGCCCTCCTGCCACAGGAACTCGGTGGTCCGCAAGAAGAGGCGCGTGACCTTCTCCCACCGCACGATATTGGCCCACTGGTTTATCAGGACCGGCAAGTCGCGCCACGAGCGTATCCACTTGGCGTACATCTGGCAGATGATGGCCTCCGAGGTGGGCCGGATGGCGAGGCGCTCCTCCAGCACTTCGGTGCCGCCCTGCGTCACCCATGCCACCTGGGGCGTAAAGCCCTCGGTGTGTTCGGCCTCTTTGGCCAGAAACGATTCCGGGATAAGCAGCGGGAAGTACGCGTTCTCGTGGCCGGCGGCCTTGATGCGCGCGTCGAGCGCGTCGCGGAGCAGCTCCCATATGGCGTAGCCGTACGGCCGAATCACCATACACCCGCGAACCGGCGCGTAGTCGGCCAGCTCGGCCTTGCGGACGACGTCGATGTACCACTGCGAGAAGTCGACGTCCCGCCGGCAGATATCCTTCACGAATTTTTTTTCATTTTTTTCTTCCATAAAAGCTCCGTTGGGGGATTACGGGGGCGAGCTTCGGGTGCCGCCGGCGCGGTCGCGCCGACCGGAATTCACCTCGCGGCGGCCGCGCCGCCCGCCGTTTCGGGCGCGGCCAGCGGCGCCGCGGCGACGCGGGAGGGCGCGCCGGCCGAGAGTAACACCGCGGCCCTGTTTACCGCGGCGGCCGCGGCTATAGCTACGAAAAACGTCTGGCCCCCCCGCAGTATCGTCTCGAACGAGCCCGCGACGATGGTCGCTACGAACAGCGCTTCGTACATGCCGTTCAAGAGAAAGTACTCGTCCAGGCCGGCGCCGCGGCAAAGGCGCTCGTTCTCGCGGAACAACCGGAAAGTAACGATTATCAACCCCAGGAAGAAAAAGAAGCCGACGACGCCCGTACTAACGAGTACTTCCAATATGCCGCTGTGGACGGCCTTGACGTGCTCCGCGGGCCCGCGGGCTTCGGCCGCGTATTCGGCCCGGTAAATGGTCCCGAACGTCCGCGGCCCGATGCCTATGAGGGGCGAGCTCTTAAAGATGTCCAGCGCGGAACGGTAAATGTAACCGCGCGACCCGCCGAGGGCCTCTTCCGTTTCCCCGGTGAACAACGCGCCGAACCATCGCTCTTGTCGGGTTTTGTATTGCTCCGGTATTAGTATCAGGGCGACCACCAATACGGAGGCGGCCAACAGATATGGGATTAACTTCTTACGTTTTTTTATCAGTTGGTACGTAAAGGTTATAATGATGGTCAATAGGCCGCCCCGCGAGCCGGTGAAGATGATCGTTACGACGCACGTGGCCAGGCCGCAGAGGGAGAGCAGTCTTTTCTTGGCGTCCGTTACGGACAGCGTAAGTACGAGCAACATGGCGGCGGCGAAATTCCCCACCATAGCCAGGCCGTTGGGGTTGCCCACCGCTCCCGCGGCGCGTATGACCCCGCTCATAGCTATCGAGCCTATCCCGGTAACGCAGGAGGTTAGTAATGAAAGTACGAAGAACCACGTATAGCGAGCGAACCATTTCGTTTCGGCGAAGAGGTTTATGAATATAACGTACAATATTATGTTCTCGAGCAGTTGGAAGGTAGCCGTCCATACCTTACTCCACGCCAGCGCTTGGAACGCCGATATCAAGGTGGCGACCAGGAAGCCGTATAAAAATACCAGTTGCGTTTTATGGCCGAAGACGGGCTTCTTTTTTTGGGTGACGACCAACGCTACGAACCCGATGAGCGTGAAGAGGCCGATGCTCTTGGTGAGCGTAACGCCTAAGCCGCGGAAGAGGCGCTCCAGCTGCAGCCCCTGGGCCAACGAACGGTAAACCCTTAACGCGATGACGCCGAGGTGGGGTTTCGTTATGATCGTCAGGAATAAAAACAGGAATAACGAAAGCTGTAGCAGCCTGGTCGCCGACCCCTTCCATAACAAAAAGTAAGAGGCCGTCGCCAATAACACCAACGCCAGCGCCGTCACCGTCCGGCGCCGGTTCGTCCC
This is a stretch of genomic DNA from bacterium. It encodes these proteins:
- the proS gene encoding proline--tRNA ligase; amino-acid sequence: MEEKNEKKFVKDICRRDVDFSQWYIDVVRKAELADYAPVRGCMVIRPYGYAIWELLRDALDARIKAAGHENAYFPLLIPESFLAKEAEHTEGFTPQVAWVTQGGTEVLEERLAIRPTSEAIICQMYAKWIRSWRDLPVLINQWANIVRWEKVTRLFLRTTEFLWQEGHTAHRTADEAHEEALMILELYEKFVHEVLAIPVYTGVKTDRERFPGALQTYTVEALMPDGRALQAGTSHNLGQHFAKVFDITYLEEDNKLHYVWQTSWGVTTRLIGALIMVHGDDAGLKLPPRVAPVQAVVVPITFEKTKEDVLAKARALADELAAAGLRVKLDDRDEYTPGWKFNEWEMRGAPLRLELGPKDVEKGVVTAVRRDTREKTAVPRDKIAAWVAETLEAIQGDMLAAAASYLQENTKTVDNRDDFYSLLEGRPGFVRAPWCGESACEDDIATQTGATIRFIPLEPEDAGDKSCAGCGGKAKVWAYFAKAY
- a CDS encoding 2,3-bisphosphoglycerate-independent phosphoglycerate mutase — encoded protein: MTSQGKILILLCDGVADRPVGELDGKTPLEAARTPNFDRLARRGENGILDPVAPGVRPGSDTAHLALLGYDPYEYYTGRGPFEALGVGMDVRPGDVAFRCNFATVEERDGELVVIDRRAGRITEGTAELVAPLNGVELDGVKCFIKESTAHRAALVLRGDGLGAAVSDVDPHEEGAAVARAAGPTPEDEKTAAVVNKFVALSYETLKGHAVNDERARRNLPPANIILPRGAGLAPHIPRVTELYDLTAAAVVEVGLIRGIARYCGLDVVPLPEAVNGGLDTDLGAFMAATAEAVGKYDLVLANVKGPDVAGHDGDAAAKVAVIERIDAAAAPLLDGLPAGCHVAILGDHATPVAVRDHSGDPVPVLFWGPGVRTDAVETFGERPAAVGGAGRLRGRDLLPILLNLAGRAEKFGA
- a CDS encoding O-antigen ligase family protein; protein product: MATWLKTVRRQPGGEGLLRSAGRRVRGGVWGTNRRRTVTALALVLLATASYFLLWKGSATRLLQLSLFLFLFLTIITKPHLGVIALRVYRSLAQGLQLERLFRGLGVTLTKSIGLFTLIGFVALVVTQKKKPVFGHKTQLVFLYGFLVATLISAFQALAWSKVWTATFQLLENIILYVIFINLFAETKWFARYTWFFVLSLLTSCVTGIGSIAMSGVIRAAGAVGNPNGLAMVGNFAAAMLLVLTLSVTDAKKRLLSLCGLATCVVTIIFTGSRGGLLTIIITFTYQLIKKRKKLIPYLLAASVLVVALILIPEQYKTRQERWFGALFTGETEEALGGSRGYIYRSALDIFKSSPLIGIGPRTFGTIYRAEYAAEARGPAEHVKAVHSGILEVLVSTGVVGFFFFLGLIIVTFRLFRENERLCRGAGLDEYFLLNGMYEALFVATIVAGSFETILRGGQTFFVAIAAAAAVNRAAVLLSAGAPSRVAAAPLAAPETAGGAAAAR